Within the Gloeobacter kilaueensis JS1 genome, the region GCTGGCGACGCGCTGCCAGGAGCGGCGGTTGCCCGTTCCCCAGATCATGCAATCGAGCGGCGGGGTGACGACGATTGGCGAGGTGCGCGCAGCGGCGGCTCTGCTTTCAGGACCGGCGGGCGGGGTGCGCGGAGCGGCTTTCGTGGCTGCCCAGTCGGGCTACCCGGACGTACTTGCCTTCGACATGGGCGGCACGAGCACCGATGTCTCGCTTATCTTAGACAGCACTCCCCAGACCAGTGCGGCGGCGGTGGTGGCGGGTTACCCGGTGCGCCTGCCCCAGATCGATATTCATACGGTGAGTGCCGGGGGCGGCTCGATCGCCTGGGCCGACAGCGGCGGTGCCCTCCAGGTCGGCCCCCACTCCGCCGGTTCGATTCCTGGCCCGGCAGCTTACGGGCGAGGGGGGAACGAGCCGACGGTGAGCGACGCGAACGTGCTTTTGGGCTATCTGGCCGACGGGGCGCTTTTAGGCGGGGCACTCACGATCGACCGGCAGAGAGCACTGGTTGTCATCAAAGATCTGGCCACCCGGTTGGGCCTCAGCGACGAGCGCGCCGCCGTGGGCATCCGGGAAGTTGCCAATGCCCACATGGTTACCGCTTTGCGGGTGATGTCGATCGAACGCGGCATCGATCCGCGTCGGCTCGCTCTGCTCGCCTTCGGCGGCGCTGGTCCGATGCACGGCTGCGATCTGGCCCAGGCTCTGGGGATTACGCGGGTGCTGGTGCCGGAGGCAGGGGGCGTGCTCTCCGCCCTGGGGCTTGCCGTCTCGCCCCTCCGGCGCGATTTTTCTCTGGCGGTGCTGCAGTCGCTCGGCGGGTTGGGCGATAGCTGGCGCTCTTTTTTTGAGACGCTTGAAAAGCAGGCACCGCCTGCCCTTGCCGAGCGGCAATACTTCGCGGATCTGCGCTATCGGGGGCAGTCCTTCGAGTTGACAGTGCCGCTCTCGCTTCAAGAAGAACTGGCAGCCCTGGTAGAACGCTTTCACGCCGTCCACGCCCGGCGCTACGGCTGGGCCGACCCGCAGCAGCCGATCGAGTGGGTGCAGGCCAGGCTGATAGCCACCGAAGCACTGGCCCTGCCCGAACTTCGCGCTCCAGAAGCCGACAGTGGGGCGCAGCGAGGCTTGCGCACAGCCTGGTTCGGCGGTGCCTGGCAGAGCGTCCCCGTCTTCGATCGCACCCGGATGGGAGCCGGGAGCACGATCGCAGGACCGGCTCTCATCGAGATGCCCGAGGCGACCGTCGTCGTCCAGCCAGGGTGGGCAGGGGCAATCGACCGATGCGGTACCCTGGTACTAGAGTTTGTCAACAAAAGTGAAGACCTTCAAGCCGACTGAAGTTCTCGTCATCGCGCTTCTTGCCGCAGTGGGTGGAGCTGCCGGCAGTTACTTTGCCGTCAACCGGGTCGCTGCTCCTCCCGCACCTGCCACTGCACCCGTCCCTTCTTCTACTCCAGCCCCGGCTCCGGAGGCACCTGCCCCAGCGCCGCTACCGGCGAGCCTCGGCTCCGAAGAAAAGGACAACATCGCCGTCTACGAGCGCGTCAGTCCGGCAGTGGTCAACATCACGACCACGGTGATCAACTACGACTACTTCAGCCGCCCGATTCCCGAACAGGGCACCGGTTCCGGCAGCATCCTCGATCCTCAGGGCCACGTCCTCACCAACTACCACGTCGTTCGTTCCGCCAAAAGCCAACTCGAAGTTACCCTGGCGAGCGGCAAGCACTACAAGGCCCGGCTGGTGGGCGCGGATCCGGACAACGATCTGGCGGTGATCCAGATTCAAAACCCGCCCGCCAACCTGACGACGATCGCCCTGGGCGAATCGAGCAGCCTCAAGGTGGGCCGCAAGGTGCTCGCCATCGGCAATCCCTTTGGCCTCGACCGCACCCTCACCACCGGTGTGATCAGCGCTCTGGGCCGCGATCTGCAGTCCGAGCGGGCCGGGCGCACCCTCCGGGGACTCATCCAGACCGACGCCGCCATCAACCCCGGCAACTCCGGTGGGCCTCTACTTGACGGCACCGGTCGGCTCATCGGCGTCAACACAGCGATCTTCAGCACCAGCGGCTCAAGCGCCGGTATCGGCTTTGCCGTTCCGGTCGATACAGTCCGCCAGGTCTTGCCGGAACTGCTCATCCGTGGCGGTGTGCGGCGCGCTTCCCTGGGTGTGCAGCTGTTCTCGCTCACCCCGCCGGTGGCCGAAGCGCTCAACCTGCCGGTCAATCAAGGGGCTCTGGTGGCCGGTGTCGCTCCCGGTGGGCCGGCGGCCCGCGCCGGACTGCAGGCCGGCAATCAAGAAGCGGTGATCGGCAACTACCGCTTACCGATCGGCGGGGACATCATCGTTGCGGTGGGCGACACCCGCATCAGCGACGCTCAAGAACTGATCGCGCTTATCCAGAAACATAAGCCCGGCGAACGGCTCAACCTGTCGGTCATCCGTGGCGGACGCCAGATCCAGGTGCCCGTCACCCTGGGTGAGGCGAGCGAACAACTCGAAGAGGAATAGATGCTGGATTTTTCCTCGATTCGGCTGCGGCGGCGCACCCTGCTCGCTACTGCTGGTCTTGTTCTCGGCGCTGCTGACCGGCTATGGGCTGCCCAAACCAACCAGCGCGCCAGCGAGGCTCAAGCACTGACCGACCGTATCCTCACCGAAAGCCTCGCCGCCGACCCGGTGACAGCCACCGGTGTTGGCGAGCACCGCTACGACGGGCAGTGGCCCGATCTGAGCGCTGCTGGCCTCCAGCGCGAGCAGCGACGGGTCGCCCGCGCCATCGAACAACTGCGGGTGTTCGATCGCACCGGCCTCGATGCTGGTAGCCGGGTAGACCTCGATACCCTCTCAAATCAGCTCGAACTGGAGCGCTTCGTAACCGAAGCCGAAGCGCCAGAGCGACGCAGCCCGCTTTTTTATACTGGCCTGATCGGTTCGGGCATAGACGACCTGCTCAGCCGCCCCTTCGCTGCCACCAAGGTGCGCGCTACCAGCGTCGCCGAGCGCCTCGAAGCGCTCCCGGCCTTTATCGATCAGGCGCGGGTCAACCTGCGCCAGGGTCCGATCCTCCATCCCCACGCCCAGGTGGCTCTGCAGCAGGCCGACGGTTTGCTGACCCTGGTGCAGAGCGACATTCTGGGCCGCCTGCCGGACGCACCACCGGCCCTTGCCCGGCGGATTGCCGCCGCTACGCCCGCCGCCCTTGCCGCCATCGAAAAATTTCGCTCACTTCTTAAAGACGAATGGCTACCGAAAGCGAACGGCGACTGGCGCTTGGGCCGCGCCAACTTCGATCGCAAATTGCAACTCACCCTGGAGAGCGAGCTGACAGCCAGTGAAGTCTACGACCTGGCGACCCGCGAGCACGAGCGGGTGCGCTCGCGCATGGCCGAGTTGGCGCGGGAACTCTACGCGCCCCTTTTTGGGACAGCAAAAGTACCCGCCTCCGACGATCAGGTAGTCCGGCAGGTACTCGCGGAACTCGCCAGCGACTGCGTTGCCGCCGACGAATTGCGCAGTGCCTGCGAGAGCAAGCTTGCCCAGATTGCCACTTTCGTAGAGGCGCGCCGCCTGGTTCCTCAAGATCAAAGCGCGGTCCTGCAAGTGATCTGGACCCCGCCCCAAAAGCGCGGTGTGGCGCTGGCGGGCCTCGATTCTCCGCCGCCCCTCGACAGCGACAAGCCGGGGCTACCCAGCTTTTATCTTGTGCAGCCGGTCCCCGACAACTGGCCTGCCGAGCGCCGCGCCTCACTGTTGCGCGAGTACAACAACTTCATGCTCGAGATCCTCTCGATCCACGAAGCGATCCCCGGCCACTTCGTCCAGGGCTACTACGCCAGGCGAGTGCCTTCAAAAGTGCGCAAAGTCTACGCCAACGGTCCTTTCGTCGAGGGCTGGGCCGTCTACAGCGAGCACCTGATGACCGAAGCGGGCTACAGCGGGGCCGAGCCAGGCAAAAGCAAACCAGCGGGTCTTTCCGATGCCCTCTGGCAGCTCAAGCAAGACCCGCAGTTGCGCGCCAAGGCGATTGCCCTGCAGGGCCAGAAATTTTACCTGCGCTCCGTCACCAACGCCATCCTCGACCATGCCATCCATGCCGGTGAGATGGACGAAGCGGCAGCCGTGGCACTGATGGTGGGCCGCTCCTACCAGCAGGAAGGGGAGGCGCGGGCCAAGTGGGTGCGCGCCCAGATCAGCTCCACCCAACTCAGCACCTACTTCGTCGGTTACCAGTCCTGGCTCAGGCTCAGGCAACAGGCGGAAGCAAGAGCAAAAAAGCAGGGCCAACCCTTCGATCTGGCCACTTTCCACGCCGCTGCTCTGAGCCACGGCGCACCGCCGGTCGGACGATTGCCTGAACTGTTGGGCTGGACCTAGATCCTCAGAATCATTAGACCTCTTGCATGAATGTCCGGGACGGGTCACAAGTAGTGGGGCCGCTACTTCTTTTTTGTCCTGCTGAAGCACCGATCCTCCGTGCGAACCTGATCTGCCGCTCCTTTCCAGGCCAGAATCAAACATGGAGCCGATAACGCTAGTGGCAGTCGGCGGCATGAGCTCTCCAGAGGGCCAGCAGTTGCGTGAAGGCCAGTGTGGGCGGTTCGCCCGAGCGCCGGAGGAAACCGGATTCGACCTGCGGAGTGGCCCGGCTCAGTTCGCGGTAGGTGACGCCCTGGACCTGCCGCTCGCGGGCGCAGGCGGGAACGAGAGTGACACCGGTTCCGGAGGCGACCAGATTCAAGCAGAAATTCAAGTCACTCGTCTCGTGCTGCACCTTTGGACGGAAGCCTGCCTGGTGGCACAGCTCGTAGATGATGTCGAAGCAAGCGGGCGCGAGGGAACGGGGAAAGAGGATAAAAGCATCATCTGTCAGGGCTTCGAGGGCAATTCTGCGGCGGCGGGCGAGGGGGTGGCTGGTGGGCAGGGCGCAAAGAAAAGTCTCCTCCAGCACCTTCTCGTAGACGAGGCCCGGAGCGTCCACCGGCGGATGCAAAAAACCGGCCTCGATCCGCCCCCGGCGTACCGCCTCGTGCTGTTCTGGTGCGGTGAGCTGGTGGCTGATGAGCTTGATCTGCGGATAGTCCTGGGCAAATTGTTTC harbors:
- a CDS encoding DUF885 domain-containing protein, with the protein product MLDFSSIRLRRRTLLATAGLVLGAADRLWAAQTNQRASEAQALTDRILTESLAADPVTATGVGEHRYDGQWPDLSAAGLQREQRRVARAIEQLRVFDRTGLDAGSRVDLDTLSNQLELERFVTEAEAPERRSPLFYTGLIGSGIDDLLSRPFAATKVRATSVAERLEALPAFIDQARVNLRQGPILHPHAQVALQQADGLLTLVQSDILGRLPDAPPALARRIAAATPAALAAIEKFRSLLKDEWLPKANGDWRLGRANFDRKLQLTLESELTASEVYDLATREHERVRSRMAELARELYAPLFGTAKVPASDDQVVRQVLAELASDCVAADELRSACESKLAQIATFVEARRLVPQDQSAVLQVIWTPPQKRGVALAGLDSPPPLDSDKPGLPSFYLVQPVPDNWPAERRASLLREYNNFMLEILSIHEAIPGHFVQGYYARRVPSKVRKVYANGPFVEGWAVYSEHLMTEAGYSGAEPGKSKPAGLSDALWQLKQDPQLRAKAIALQGQKFYLRSVTNAILDHAIHAGEMDEAAAVALMVGRSYQQEGEARAKWVRAQISSTQLSTYFVGYQSWLRLRQQAEARAKKQGQPFDLATFHAAALSHGAPPVGRLPELLGWT
- a CDS encoding hydantoinase/oxoprolinase family protein, translated to MGSIRLGVDVGGTFTDLVLIAGGRVITAKVPTSAEQSEGVIEAFERTGIDPAEVQVFAHGMTVATNALLEGKGAPTAFITTEGFRDVLTIARQNRPHLYDLTRQRPRPLVAREHCLTVRERMGPAGVIEPLDPVSLQQVIATLDPLVAAGQIRAIAVGLLFAFRYPAHEQAVARALRKAFPEIHLSLSTEVAPEFREYERFSTAVVDAYLSPALHFYLRRLATRCQERRLPVPQIMQSSGGVTTIGEVRAAAALLSGPAGGVRGAAFVAAQSGYPDVLAFDMGGTSTDVSLILDSTPQTSAAAVVAGYPVRLPQIDIHTVSAGGGSIAWADSGGALQVGPHSAGSIPGPAAYGRGGNEPTVSDANVLLGYLADGALLGGALTIDRQRALVVIKDLATRLGLSDERAAVGIREVANAHMVTALRVMSIERGIDPRRLALLAFGGAGPMHGCDLAQALGITRVLVPEAGGVLSALGLAVSPLRRDFSLAVLQSLGGLGDSWRSFFETLEKQAPPALAERQYFADLRYRGQSFELTVPLSLQEELAALVERFHAVHARRYGWADPQQPIEWVQARLIATEALALPELRAPEADSGAQRGLRTAWFGGAWQSVPVFDRTRMGAGSTIAGPALIEMPEATVVVQPGWAGAIDRCGTLVLEFVNKSEDLQAD
- a CDS encoding LysR family transcriptional regulator, with amino-acid sequence MENRPEIEFRQLRYFVTLAEELHFGQAAVRLQIAQPSLSRQIQLLEQQLGATLFRRSQRQVQLTPVGQIFLEQARLTLEQHERTIEITRNAAQQQIDVLTIGFEPCATFHGLLAVAKQFAQDYPQIKLISHQLTAPEQHEAVRRGRIEAGFLHPPVDAPGLVYEKVLEETFLCALPTSHPLARRRRIALEALTDDAFILFPRSLAPACFDIIYELCHQAGFRPKVQHETSDLNFCLNLVASGTGVTLVPACARERQVQGVTYRELSRATPQVESGFLRRSGEPPTLAFTQLLALWRAHAADCH
- a CDS encoding S1C family serine protease — encoded protein: MSTKVKTFKPTEVLVIALLAAVGGAAGSYFAVNRVAAPPAPATAPVPSSTPAPAPEAPAPAPLPASLGSEEKDNIAVYERVSPAVVNITTTVINYDYFSRPIPEQGTGSGSILDPQGHVLTNYHVVRSAKSQLEVTLASGKHYKARLVGADPDNDLAVIQIQNPPANLTTIALGESSSLKVGRKVLAIGNPFGLDRTLTTGVISALGRDLQSERAGRTLRGLIQTDAAINPGNSGGPLLDGTGRLIGVNTAIFSTSGSSAGIGFAVPVDTVRQVLPELLIRGGVRRASLGVQLFSLTPPVAEALNLPVNQGALVAGVAPGGPAARAGLQAGNQEAVIGNYRLPIGGDIIVAVGDTRISDAQELIALIQKHKPGERLNLSVIRGGRQIQVPVTLGEASEQLEEE